The proteins below are encoded in one region of Sphingobacterium sp. R2:
- a CDS encoding MIP/aquaporin family protein, with protein sequence MNHYLAEFIGTTLLLLLGNGVVANVILKGTKGENGGWIVITTAWALAVYVGVVFAGPYTGAHLNPAVTIAVALNNGLSWTEVPGYILAQIAGGFCGAMLTYFMHKDHFDATSDATTKLGVFATIPNIRNTSTNLVSEIIGTFVLIFAIFFITGQEITINEKTEPIGMGSLGAIPVAFVVWAIGLSLGGTTGYAINPARDLGPRLFHALWPIKGKGSSDWSYAWIPILGPIIGAILAFALYICIKPA encoded by the coding sequence ATGAACCATTATTTAGCAGAATTTATCGGTACAACACTCCTATTACTTTTGGGGAACGGAGTTGTCGCCAACGTTATATTGAAAGGTACAAAAGGAGAAAATGGAGGATGGATTGTAATCACTACGGCATGGGCACTTGCAGTATACGTGGGGGTAGTATTTGCCGGACCCTATACCGGTGCGCACCTCAACCCTGCAGTAACAATTGCTGTCGCTCTGAATAATGGACTCTCATGGACGGAAGTACCTGGCTATATTCTTGCGCAAATTGCCGGCGGTTTCTGTGGCGCCATGTTAACCTACTTCATGCACAAAGATCACTTTGACGCTACTTCAGATGCCACGACCAAACTCGGTGTTTTTGCCACTATACCGAACATACGAAATACTTCAACAAACCTGGTGAGTGAAATCATCGGAACCTTTGTGTTAATTTTTGCGATTTTCTTCATTACAGGCCAAGAGATTACCATCAATGAAAAAACTGAGCCCATCGGGATGGGTTCCCTTGGTGCTATTCCTGTCGCTTTCGTCGTTTGGGCCATCGGTCTATCATTAGGAGGTACTACAGGCTATGCCATAAATCCTGCCCGTGATCTCGGTCCACGCCTATTTCATGCGCTTTGGCCAATTAAAGGTAAAGGCAGCTCGGACTGGTCCTATGCATGGATTCCTATCTTGGGGCCCATCATAGGCGCTATTTTAGCCTTTGCACTCTATATATGTATAAAGCCTGCCTAG